The genomic window TTAGAAAAAAGACTAGTTAAGAAAAAATTAAGAAGCTCAATACCAGAAAGTCTAGATAACATCCCATACATAAGTGATGGAAGAAGGAGCTGGCAAAGACAAATATTAAGAACAATGAGGGGTGCCTAAGATAGATTTAAACATCTCTTAAAATCAATAATGTGGAAGTTAAATCTATAATAACCAGAATCAACTATAAAATCATATAGTTTATTTATAGAGCCTAAATATTATCAAATAAAGTTAAGAGCTTTGAAATGAGATAATTACAGGCTACATCAAACAAGGGGAAAGTATAATTATTATTTTCCTACAAATTATTGACACGATCTATATTGACATTAGTCTTAGTAGCTTTTGCAGGATTATGGTATAATGGATACCTAGCAGCTGTAGGGGATGGTTTATCAGTAAAACCATTTACTTGGGAAGGAATAAGAGAGTGTTTTGGATATGCTGATGCCAGCGTAGTTCTTATTTGGGGAGCTATAACTGCCAGTATAGTAGCAATTGTTCTTGCAATATCTCAAAAAATATTAACATTAAGTGAAGCCTTTGATGCTTGGGTTGATGGAGCTAAATCTTTAGTCATAACAGCTATTATTCTGATTTTGGCTTGGTCATTAGGTCGTATAACTAGTGATGTAGGTACTGCAGATTTCCTAGTTAAAGTAGTTTCGGGAAATATTCCAGCAGGTATATTACCAATAATAGTATTTTTAATTTCCTGTTTAGTATCTTTCTCTACTGGAACTTCCTGGGGAACAATGGCTATTGTAATACCATTGGCAGTGCCATTAGCAAATAGCTATGTTTTAAATGGTGTAGCTGATCCTTCTTTTATTATAGTTACAATGAGTTCTGTATTGTCAGGAGGTATTTTCGGAGATCACTGCTCACCAATATCTGACACTACAATTATGTCATCAATGGCTGCTGCTGCAGATCATATGGACCATGTAAAAACTCAAGCACCATATGCATTATTAGGTGCCGGTATAGCCATGTTTTGTTATGTTTTAGTTGGAATATTTAAACTTAATGTATTTCTTACTTTAATTATAGGTGCTGCTCTCACTGTTGCAATAGTATATTTCTTTGGAAAGAGCGTTAAGGAAGAAGTACTAAAAAGTGGAGAGAAAAAAATAAAAAAAGCAAAAGCAAACAAGGCATAGAGTCTATATAAAAATCTGAAATAGGGCCATTCTATGAAATGGCTCTTTTTTTTGTAAAAACCAAATTTAAAATACAGGAAATATTTTAAGATTACACAATAATTAACAAAACAAGACATATTTCATTGAAGGAATATGTGATTCTTTTAGAGAATAATTCATTAAAGTTATTGGCTGAATAGAGGAGGAGATAGTTTTGAAAATTTCACTTAGTACTAGGGATAAAACTCTTATTGTAAATTTTAATGGTGAACTTGATCATCATTCAGCAGAAGAAACAAGAAAGGAGATAGACAAATTATATTTTGAAAAAAGGATGAGAAATATTGTTTTAGATTTAAAAAGTTTGAATTTTATGGATAGTTCTGGTATAGGGCTAATAATGGGCAGATACAAAAATGTATCAGACAATGGAGGCAAATTATATATAGTAAATGTATCTCAGAGGGTTGAAAAAATTCTTAAGATGTCAGGAATATTGAAGATTGTTCAATTGCATAATAGCTTAGAAGATATTCCTAAAAATTTCTAAAAGGAGTGATATTTATATGACACAAAATAGTATGAGATTAGAATTTCCTAGCAAATCCCAGAACGAATCTTTTGCTAGAGTTGTCGTGGCAGCTTTTGCTTCTCAGCTAGACCCAACAATTGAAGAAATATCTGATATAAAGACTGCTGTTTCTGAGGCTGTAACAAATGCTATAATTCATGGATATGAAAATAGAAACGGGAAGGTAGTTATCGAATGTAAAATAGAAGGGAACAAAATAGAAATCATAGTTGAAGATGAAGGAGTAGGAATTGAAGATATCAATAGAGCTATAGAGCCATTTTACACATCAAGACCTGAGCTTGAACGCTCAGGAATGGGATTTACTGTCATGGAAACCTTTATGGATGAACTTCATATTATTTCAGAGATAAATAAGGGAACTAAAGTCAGGATGATGAAAATTTTTAAAAGTGTAACTACCAGGGAGTAGATGGTATGGGTACAAGCTCTATCAAAAAAAACAACTATGGTTTATTAAGTCACTCCGAAACAATAGATTTAATAAATAAGGCTCAGCAAGGAGATGAAGATGCACAGACCTTATTAGTAAACCACAATCTTGGTCTAGTAAAAAGTGTATTGAAAAGATTTTTAAATCGAGGACAAGAGCCTGAAGATTTATTCCAATTAGGTTGTATTGGATTATTAAAGGCTATTCAAAAATTCGATGTAAATTATGATGTAAAATTTTCTACATATGCAGTTCCTATGATTATTGGAGAAATAAAAAGATTTTTAAGAGATGATGGTATAATAAAAGTTAGTAGATCTCTAAAGCAGACTGCTATGAAGGTTAATATTGCAAAAGAAAAACTATCAAAGGAGTTAGGAAGAGAACCAAATATTCAAGAAATATCCGATGAGATTTGCGTAGATAAAGAAGAAATTGTAATGGCTTTAGATTCAAATACTCATCCTGATTATTTATATGATGTGGTTCATCAAAATGATGGCTCTCCCATACATTTAATTGATAGGATAATGACAAGTGAAAATGAAGACGTGGAGGTTTTAGATAAACTAACCTTAAAACAAATCTTAGGTGGCTTAAAGCCTAGGGATAGACAAATAATTATTATGAGATATTTTAAGGACAAAACTCAAACAGAAATAGCAAATATGCTGGGGATTTCTCAGGTCCAAGTTTCCAGAATAGAAAAAAGGGTGCTCCAAGATATGAAAAATATGCTAACGAAGGTATGATAAATTCATGCCTTTATTTTTTTGCATTAAATAATCAATTTAGCACATAATAAGTCTATGAAGCTAAACGGAGTTGATTATATGAAAGTTAAAATAGGAAAACTAATTGGGTTTTGTTTCATAATATTTGCAATACTTTTTGTTAGTTATTTATGTTATCAAAATTATAATTCTTCAAAAGAGGAACCCAAAAAGGCAAAATTAGTATTTTGTTTGGAGAATAAGGGAGTTGATTATTATCAATACTACAAAGGTATTTATACAGACAGAGCCTAAAATTACAATGGCACCAAATCAGGAGGTAAGGATTAAACATATTGCTTCTGTATTTAGTACTGATAGCAAAAAAGAAAATGAGATAATGGAGCTTAAAGTACACCATATGCCCCATAACAAAATAAATGATGTTATACCAGCATTAAAGATAATAAATGTGATACATAAATATGACCAAAATATAGATTTAAGATTAATAGGCAACACTGAAATATTAGTCAATATTCAGAAGGAAAAGGATGAAAGAACAATTTTCACCATAATCAAAACAATTTTAGTTTGCTTTATACTATTCTTGGGGGCAGGTTTAGCAATAATCAATTTTCATGCTGATGTTAATATGGGAGAATCTCTTCAGATAGTTTATCATATGTTAACTGGTGAAGAAAATCATAAGCCTCTAATACTACTAATACCTTATTCACTAGGTATTGGTGCAGGAATGTCTGTGTTCTTTAATCATATATTTCAAAAGAAGTGGAAAAAAGAGCCTAGCCCACTTGAGATGGAAATGTTTTTGTATGAAAAAAACATGGATGACTTTATATTAGATAGTACTAAGCACAATTAGCCATGTATGGTGGTGATTAGATGATAAAACAGTTATTCATGTGTGTACTTGCTTTATCAGGAGGAATGCTGGTTGGTACAGCAGCTGCAGCATTTGTGACTCTTCTTGATATCATACCTAGACTATCACAGGTTAGTAACACATCAGATAAAATAGGGATATATGAGATTACAATATCTATATCAATGACTGTTACTTCCTTAGGAGCTTTATTAGGATGGAGTATAGGCATTAATTATAAAATATTTATTGTACTTATAGGCTTTACACTAGGGGCTTTTGTTGGACTATTGGCATCTGCTTTAGCTGAAGTACTAAATGTTATGCCTGTATTATTTAGAAGAGTTAGTATTGAAAAATATATTATAGCTGTACTCATAGCAGTTGCTTTAGGAAAAATAATAGGATCTTTCTTAAGTTGGGATATTATTAATAAACATTAATTTAGAAAAAGGCGATGACTTTTATGAAAATTAGATATAAAGATTTCAAAATAGAGAACATAAATGAAAACAATACAAATCAAAAAAATCGGTATAGGGAAAACTACTATCATCCCTATGATGATATAAATAACATCCAATTGAAGCAAAAAACAAATGATATTAGATAAAGGCAGGTGGTTTGATGGATAACATAAATAAAAAAGACTATTATGAATATGTGAAAAAGAAAATGCCTAAACCAAATTATTTAAGAAATTGTATATGGGCTTTTATTGTGGGAGGATTAATTAGTGATATAGGACAGCTTATAACTAGCTATTTTAAAAGTGCTGGATTAGATAAGAAAAGTGTTTCTGCAGCAACTGCTATAGTATTAGTATTTATAGGCTCATTCTTAACTGGCTTAGGATTATACGATAGACTTGGTAAAAAGGCAGGGGCAGGATCCATAGTTCCTATAACAGGCTTTGCTAATGCCATAGTATCTCCAGCAATGGAGTATAAGAGAGAAGGCTTTGTACTTGGAGTAGCATCTAAAATGTTTATTATAGCAGGACCAGTGCTAGTTTATGGATATGGAAGCTCAATAATTATAGGTATTATTTATTTGCTACTTAAGAAATAGGGAGGTAATATTTTGGCACAGAAAAAATTAGGGAAACAAACAGTAGTGCTAGAAAATCCACCATCTATAATATCTACAGCTTCAATAGTTGGTCCAAAAGAAGGAGATGGACCTTTAAAGGATTATTTTGATCTTATACTAGATGATGATCTGTGGGGAGAAGATAGTTGGGAAAAATGCGAGTCTAAAATACAGCAGGAGGCAGTTAAATTAGCCTTATCAAAGGCAAAAATGGTACCATCACAAGTAGATTATTTGTTTTCTGGAGATTTGCTAAATCAAATAATATCCTCATCCTATGCAGCGAGACAATTAAAGATTCCTTTCTTTGGTTTATATGGAGCATGTTCTACAAAGACTGAATCTTTAAGTTTAGGTGCTATAGCTATAGATGGAGGGTTTGCAGATAATGTTGTATGTGTTACATCAAGTCATTTTAGTACGGCGGAAAGGCAGTATAGATTTCCACTTGAGCATGGGAATCAAAGACCTCTCACAGCTCAATGGACAGTCACAGGAGCAGGTGCTTCGGTACTTTCCTCTTCAGGA from Proteiniborus ethanoligenes includes these protein-coding regions:
- a CDS encoding Na+/H+ antiporter NhaC family protein, with translation MTRSILTLVLVAFAGLWYNGYLAAVGDGLSVKPFTWEGIRECFGYADASVVLIWGAITASIVAIVLAISQKILTLSEAFDAWVDGAKSLVITAIILILAWSLGRITSDVGTADFLVKVVSGNIPAGILPIIVFLISCLVSFSTGTSWGTMAIVIPLAVPLANSYVLNGVADPSFIIVTMSSVLSGGIFGDHCSPISDTTIMSSMAAAADHMDHVKTQAPYALLGAGIAMFCYVLVGIFKLNVFLTLIIGAALTVAIVYFFGKSVKEEVLKSGEKKIKKAKANKA
- the spoIIAA gene encoding anti-sigma F factor antagonist, with the protein product MKISLSTRDKTLIVNFNGELDHHSAEETRKEIDKLYFEKRMRNIVLDLKSLNFMDSSGIGLIMGRYKNVSDNGGKLYIVNVSQRVEKILKMSGILKIVQLHNSLEDIPKNF
- the spoIIAB gene encoding anti-sigma F factor, whose amino-acid sequence is MTQNSMRLEFPSKSQNESFARVVVAAFASQLDPTIEEISDIKTAVSEAVTNAIIHGYENRNGKVVIECKIEGNKIEIIVEDEGVGIEDINRAIEPFYTSRPELERSGMGFTVMETFMDELHIISEINKGTKVRMMKIFKSVTTRE
- the sigF gene encoding RNA polymerase sporulation sigma factor SigF, whose product is MGTSSIKKNNYGLLSHSETIDLINKAQQGDEDAQTLLVNHNLGLVKSVLKRFLNRGQEPEDLFQLGCIGLLKAIQKFDVNYDVKFSTYAVPMIIGEIKRFLRDDGIIKVSRSLKQTAMKVNIAKEKLSKELGREPNIQEISDEICVDKEEIVMALDSNTHPDYLYDVVHQNDGSPIHLIDRIMTSENEDVEVLDKLTLKQILGGLKPRDRQIIIMRYFKDKTQTEIANMLGISQVQVSRIEKRVLQDMKNMLTKV
- a CDS encoding stage V sporulation protein AA produces the protein MIIINTTKVFIQTEPKITMAPNQEVRIKHIASVFSTDSKKENEIMELKVHHMPHNKINDVIPALKIINVIHKYDQNIDLRLIGNTEILVNIQKEKDERTIFTIIKTILVCFILFLGAGLAIINFHADVNMGESLQIVYHMLTGEENHKPLILLIPYSLGIGAGMSVFFNHIFQKKWKKEPSPLEMEMFLYEKNMDDFILDSTKHN
- a CDS encoding stage V sporulation protein AB, with the protein product MIKQLFMCVLALSGGMLVGTAAAAFVTLLDIIPRLSQVSNTSDKIGIYEITISISMTVTSLGALLGWSIGINYKIFIVLIGFTLGAFVGLLASALAEVLNVMPVLFRRVSIEKYIIAVLIAVALGKIIGSFLSWDIINKH
- the spoVAC gene encoding stage V sporulation protein AC — encoded protein: MDNINKKDYYEYVKKKMPKPNYLRNCIWAFIVGGLISDIGQLITSYFKSAGLDKKSVSAATAIVLVFIGSFLTGLGLYDRLGKKAGAGSIVPITGFANAIVSPAMEYKREGFVLGVASKMFIIAGPVLVYGYGSSIIIGIIYLLLKK
- the spoVAD gene encoding stage V sporulation protein AD — its product is MAQKKLGKQTVVLENPPSIISTASIVGPKEGDGPLKDYFDLILDDDLWGEDSWEKCESKIQQEAVKLALSKAKMVPSQVDYLFSGDLLNQIISSSYAARQLKIPFFGLYGACSTKTESLSLGAIAIDGGFADNVVCVTSSHFSTAERQYRFPLEHGNQRPLTAQWTVTGAGASVLSSSGNGPYITHITTGRIIDPGISNANNMGPAMAPAAADTIVQHFRDTGLKPENYDMIITGDLATVGKEIAEELIAKEGYDVSEIFMDCGIEIFDSERQDTHAGGSGCGCSAVVFTGYLYKALKSGKYRRIMLVSTGALLSPTIIQQGESIPGIAHAVTISSEK